Below is a genomic region from Mesorhizobium sp. NZP2298.
GAGTGGATTTGCGGCAGGTCGGCGCTGGTCAGCCGGCGGCAGACTTCAACCAGCGGCAGCGCTGCATTGCGCAGGCGCAGGAGATCGCGGCGCAGCATATAGAGCCGCTCGATGTCGGGACCGGTCATCGGCTTCAGCAGGACCTTGTCCTCGATCGCCTCGACCTCGTCCTCGATCTGCTCGAGCACGGGCATGTAGTTGTCGACGATGAAATCGAGAATGGCATAGAGGACGAAATCCTCGCCCTTGGCCAGTGAATGCGGGCAGCTTTCCCAATGCTGGCGAACGGCGGCGTAGGAGGTCGACGGGCCATGCCTGACGCTGACGATATAGCCCGAGCCAACGAACAGATGCGTCTCGCCGAAGGTCACCCGTCCTTCGATCAGCTGCGCGGTGCGGGCGACGATGAACAGCGCGTCACCATATTGCTCGAGCTTGGGCCGCTGGTGAGGATGCTCCGCATCCTCGATCGCCAGTTCGTGCAGATGGAACTGGGCCTGGACGCGTAGCAGAAGGTCACGGTCCGGTTCGAGCAGCCCGATCCAGACGACGTGTCCTGATTTCTTGGCCCAGTCGCCGGCTTCCTCGATCGGGATATCGGCAATACGCCGCCCGGCGGTGTAGACACTGGAGGCGATGATGCCTGACGTTGGCGCCGCGGGCTTGAACTCTCGGACATATTCCATCGCAGCCTCCTGAAGGCAGGACCTTTATCAAGGCCTGAGAAGCTTAACGCCAGGATAGTTTAGCGCAATGTGATCTGGCGTTCGAGAGGAAGAGCGTTCATTCCGCCGTCAGCGTCGCGGAAAGACTTATCTTGTCGGTCTTGTCGCCTTTCGGCCGCTCGGCCGGCATCTGGTCGCCCGTGACGATGTAATAGATGGTTTCTGCGATGTTGGTGGCATGATCGCCTATGCGCTCGATGTTCTTGGCGCAGAACAGGAGATGCGTGCAGGGCGTGATGTTGCGCGGATCCTCCATCATGTAGGTCAGCAATTCGCGAAACAGCGACGTGTACATGGCATCGATCTGGTCGTCGCGGTCGCGCACGAAGCCGATCTTGTCGACCGAGCGCGAGGCATAGACGTCGAGCACTTCCTTGAGCTGCGTCAGCGCAAGGTTGGCCAGGGCCTCCAAGCCGCGAAACAGGCTGGTTGGCTGGCGGCCGTCGGTGACGGCGACCACCCGCTTGGCGACATTCTTGCCGAGGTCGCCGACCCGTTCGAGATCGGCGGAAATGCGGATGGCGCCGACGATCTCGCGCAGATCCGTCGCCATCGGCTGGCGCTTGGCTATGATGATGATCGCCTTGTCGTCGATCTCGCGCTGCCCTTCATCGAGCACGGCGTCATCGCGAATGACTTTCTGGGCCAGTCCCGGATCGGCATTGACCAGAGCGGCGACCGCCTGCTCGACCATGCGCTCGGCATGGCCGCCCATAGCGGCGATGCGCTTCGACAGATATTTCAACTCCTCGTCATAGGCGCTCATGATGTGCACGGACTGCATGAATGAAATGCCTTCCCACGGGTTCTTTGCTTTGAGTCGTTTCCTCGAATCCCTGCTGATACGCTAGCGGGATGACAGAAAAAAGAAACGGTCCAGGGGAAAACTAGGGCGAGATCAGTGCGTCGGCAAATGAACCGAGAAGGCGGCGCCCTTGCCGACCTCGGATTTGATCGTCAGCCTGGCATTGTGGCGCGTCAGAATATGCTTGACGATCGACAGGCCGAGGCCGGTGCCTTTCTGGGTCCGGCTGGTCTCGACGTCGATGCGATAGAAGCGCTCGGTGATGCGAGGAATGTGTTCCTCGGGAATGCCGGGGCCGAAATCCCGGATCGTCACGTCGATGCCGGGTTCGGAATCGAGGTCGCCGCGCGCGATCGACACCAGGACGCGGCCGCCCGACTGCCCGTATTTGCAGGCGTTTTCCAGGAGATTCTCGAAAACCTGGAACAGCTCGTCGCGATCGCCCGGCACATTGAGCGGCCCTTTGGCGAAGTCGCGCTCGATGGCAACGCTGTTTTCGCGGGCAAGAGGGGCCAGCGAATCGATGACGCTGTCGACGGTCTGGCGCAGGTCGACCTCCATCCCGGGCTTCAGATAGGGCTTCATCTCAAGCCGAGACAATGACAGGAGGTCGTCGATCAGCCGCGCCATGCGGCCGGTCTGGTTCTGCATGATCTGCAGAAATTGCTCGCGCGCCGCCGGATCGTTGCGGGCCGGTCCGCGCAGCGTCTCGATGAAACCGGCGATCGAGGCCAGCGGAGTGCGCAATTCGTGGCTGGCATTGGCGATGAAGTCGGCGCGCATGCGGTCGATCCGCCGCGCCTCGCTCTGATCCTTGAACACCAGCACATAGAGATCGGTGCCGTGCCCGACCGAGGACGCGCTGACCCGGTAGGCCCGCTCGACCGGCAGCTTCTCGGTATAGTCGACGACATCCGAGGCGAGCGTACCCGACAACACGCTGTCGAGCAGGGTCTGCATTTCCGGCGCCCGGAATTTCAGCGGCAGCGATATGCCCGGTGCAATCCCGCCAAAGGCGGCAAACGCGGCGGCGTTGGCATGGACGATGGTGGCGGCATGATCGAAGATGATGAGCGGGTCAGCGACGGCCGCCGCCAGATATTCGCCCGACAGGCGCTGCAGGCCGATCGCCTCGATCGCGGCGGTCCCGTCGGCGGACTGGCGCAGGCCCGCGGCCGGCAGCATAGCCGCCGCAACCAACAGGAGCAGCGCCGGCACCAGCACGTAGGCGGAAATGCCCGCGAAGGCAAAGGCGATCAGAACCGCGGCGACACCGGCAGCGAGCAGCCAGCGGCTGTTCCACAGCCGGGCGGCCAGGATTTGCAGCATGCCTTTCTGCCCTGCGTCCAGTTCAGTCATTCGCTCGCGCGCCAGCGCCCCATGCCGTTCCACCGGTCGTGCGGCAGCGGAAACTTCCGCTGGACCGCTCCGCGCACGATCCCGTAAATCGGGAATCGATTCTCGGAAAGGATCATGCGCAAAATCAAAAGTCCTGCAGCGTCGTTTGCGCGTCCAGACGGACGCGCGGTCTGTAGTGGCTCCCAATAGCATGAGTCCGAAAGCTGGAAAGGGTTCGTCAGCATGAAAAATGCCAGGGAAAGTTCCGCCGCGCCGGCTTCGGGTCCGCTGAAGATCAGGATCGACGGCAAGGAACGGGAGTTCGACATCGAGAATCCCGAGCTTCCGGACTGGGTCGAGGACAAAAAGCTGACCGCGGGTGGCTACCCCTACGACAAGAAGATGAAAAGCGACGAGTATGACGAGACGCTCGAAAAGTTGCAGATCGAGCTCGTCAAGGCGCAGGCATGGCTGCAGGCGACCGGCAAGCGGGTGATGGCGCTGTTCGAGGGCCGTGACGCCGCCGGCAAGGGCGGCACGATCTTCGTGGTGCACCAGTACCTCAACCCACGCACGGCGCGCAACGTGGCGCTGACCAAGCCGACCCCGACCGAGCTGGGACAATGGTACTATCAGCGTTATGTCGACCACTTCCCGACATCGGGCGAGTTCGTCACTTTCGACCGCTCCTGGTACAACCGCGCCGGCGTAGAGCCGGTGATGGGCTTCTGCACGCCCGAACAGCACGAGAAGTTTCTCGACGAGACGCCCCATTTCGAACGGATGATCGTCAATGACGATATCCATTTCTTCAAATTCTGGCTGAACATCGGCCGGGAAACGCAGCTCGAGCGTTTTCATGACCGTCGCTACAGTCCGCTGAAGAGCTGGAAGTTCTCGCCGATCGATGTTGCCGGCATCACCAAATGGGATGATTACACCAAGGTGCGCGACACCATGTTCGAGCGCACCCACAAGGCGTTCGCGCCATGGATCATCGTGCGGGCCAACGACAAGCGTCGCGCGCGGCTGGCGGTGATGCGGCGCATCCTGTTGTCGCTGCCCTATGAGGGGCGCGATCTCGATATCATCGGCAAGGAAGACAAGAAGATCATCGGCGAAGGGCCGTCATTCCTCGGCAAGGAAGGCTGAGTTCGCCGTGCCGCGTGGCCTCCACGCGGCACGGCATTCTTCGCGATCCTCAGGCCGCCAGCCTTGCAATGCGCTGCAGGCGCCGCAGCGTGGTGTCGTCCTGCAATGCCTGCTGGAACAGCGATATCTCCTGGTCGATGCGGTCGCACAGCGCGGCGGTGTTCCCCTTGAGCAGGCCACGGGTCTGCAGCAGGGCAGCGACCGGCTTCTTGGCCAACTGCCTGGCCCGGCCGAGCGTCGCCTCCTCCACGCCGTCATGCACTATCTCGGCGACGAGGCCGAGCGCCCTGGCATCCTCGGCGTGGAGCGTGTCGCCGAGGCAGAAGAAGCGGAAAGCGCCGGCATAGCCGAGCTTCTGCGGCGCCAGGATGCTGGTCGCCGCGTCGGGCACAAGGCCGAAATCGACGAACGGCACCCGGAACGTGCTTTCATTGGACGCGATCACCATGTCGCAGTGGAACAGGATCGTGCAGCCGACGCCGACGGCATCGCCGTCGACGCAGGCGAGGATAGGCTTCGGAAACGTCGCCAGGGTGCGGAACATGTCGGTGACGGCGGCGATGAGCTTCTGATGCTTGGTGGCGTCGAGGAATTCGGAGAAGTCGCCACCGAGGCAGAAACAGCCTGCCAGGCCACGTAGCACGACGACACGAACCTCATCATTGTCGGCGGCTTCGTGGAACGTCCTGGCAAGGCTTTCATAGGCCCTTCTGTCGAGCACCGGCCGGCCGTCATTCGACGACACGGTGACGATGAGCGTGTGGTTGCGCAGTTCTGGTTGCGGGTGCATGGCCATCTCCGATCTCATGACGCCCTCCTTTGGCCGAACATGTCGGGATATCCCCTGGCCAGAACGGGAGCATGATGATTGCGGCGCGAACGCACCACGTCCAGCGTGTGCTCGGTAAAGGAAAGCAGTGTCGCCACGACCTGCTGATTTCCGTAGGTGCGCTGATAGCCCAGCGGCGTCGCCAGGAAATGCAGCTGCAAGGCGCGCAATACCCACATCGGCTCGAACTCGATGATCACCTTGTCGACGCCGCGCTTCAGCCCCCACTCGACGAAGCCGGCGATCAATTCGGTGCCGACGGTCGAGACGCCGCGACGGCCATCGCGAAAACCGGGAGCCACCGCATAGCGGGTCAATTCCCAGATGTTCGGGCCCGATGGCGGCGTTCCCTCGGAAAGGTCGGTCAGGACTTCGGTCAGCAGATGGGGCCGCGTGGTCGGCAACATCCTTTGATAGCCTGCGATTTCGTTGCCCCTGATGACGATCTGATGTACCGCCTCATCATGGTCGAACTGGTCGACCTCGAATCCGTCCGGGCGCCGCAGGTCCTCCCACCCCATTTCTTCGACAAATATCTGGTAGCGCAGCCGATGGACGGCCTCCCAAAGGTCGGGACGTTCCATCAATTCCTGAGTTGTAAGACAAAAAAGCATGCCGTCGTCTCCTGGGTTTAAGAGGAAGATACGGCCGTGCTTCAGTGAGAAAATTGCGTGATCACGTAGGCAAGAATTTCTAGGTCGGCACGGCCGACCTAACTAATGTAGCCGCGCCTTATCGCTTCGGCGACAGCCTGAACCCGGTTGACGGCACCGAGTTTGCTTTTGGCGTTAAGAAGATGTTTCTCCGAGGTGTGCTCCGAGATGCCGAGGATCTGCGAAATCTCCCATTCGGACTTGCCGACAGCCGCCCATTGCAGGCATTCACGCTCGCGCGGGGTCAGCTCGATATGGTCGATGGTCTTGGCCGCCACGGTGTGGAGTTGCATGGCGCGGCCAACGGCATAGGTGGAGACCAGCGACACCAGGCCGAACTCGTCCGCCGACAGCTGCACGGCCTCGCCACCCAGCGACACCATGACGATCTGGCCGTCGAGTGTGATCAGCGGGAAAGCCAAGCCATCGCGCAGCTTGAAGGCCCCGGCATCGCCCATCACTTCGCCGCTGCTCTTGTCGATGCGAATGCCCTCGGCGGCTTCCCGCCACTGGAACGGCGCCTGCAGCTGCTTCATGTGGCTGACCACGGGATCGTGATCGACATAATTGCGCGACACGTAGCGCTCGAGCCATTCGACAGGCCAGTCGCACAGCAGCACATGCTGCTTTTGCTGCCCGGTCGGCGTGCCCGGCTGCGGAACGGTTCCGGCCATAAGCGCGGTCAGACCGAAATCCGACGTTATGCCCAACAGCTTCTCGCAAACCGCCGCCGCCGTTCCGGCGTGCTGCAGTTGGTCTATGTATTCCAGCGTACGATCGAATTGACCCATCGCAACATCAACCCCATGTTGCCTCATGCATTGAGACCGATGGTCCATGCCTTGTCTGCACTTTGCCACCGACCACGGATTGCAATCGCACTTTTCCGGTTGTGGTTCTCGACCCTGGTCCCCCCAACCAAGGCAGCCACCGCTGTTTGCAAACGCGTTTAATCATATCCTGAAATCGGCGCCTTGAAATCAAAAACCATTGTGCCTGTATCATTTTCGTACCAAAACCAACGCGAAAACGAGTGCGGCGGAGTTCTATCGTGGCGTTCCAATGGCGGTTCCTGATCCTGGCGTCGCTGCTGATCGCGGCACTGCCTCTGGCTTCTGGGGCGCGCGCGACGGAACCGCAGGTGCCGGTGTTGTGGGACGCCAAGGAACGGTTGCCCAAGCCGGATCTTTCGGCCCTGCCACGGCTGCGGTTCCTGACGACCACGGATTTTCCACCCTTCAATTTCCTCGACGGCGCGGGAAAGCTGTCCGGTTTCCACATCGACCTGGCACGCGCCATCTGTGCCGAACTCGGCATTATCGACAAATGCCAGATCCAGGCATTGCCGTGGGCCGAGCTCGAGGGGGCGCTTGAGAAAGGCGAGGGCGAAGCCATCATCGCCGGCATCGCCGCAACGCCACAGGCACGCCAGACATATGCCTTCTCACGCTCCTACCTGCAGTTTCCGGCGCGCTTCATCATGCCGAAGGGCAAGGCGTTGACGGAGCCGGTCTTCGACAAATTGCACGGCAAGCGTGTCGGCGTGCTCGCCGGCTCGGCGCATGAGCGCATGCTGCGCGACTATTTCAACACGGTTCAGATCGTCTCCTTCGACGGACCGGAAGCCCTCTACGGCGATCTCAAGGCGGGCAAGATCGACGCCGCCTTCGGTGACGGCATGCGCTTCGCCTTCTGGCTGGGCGGCTCGGATGCGGCCGGCTGCTGCCGCTTTGCCGGCGGCCCCTATCTGGCGCCCGAATATCTGGGGACGGGCATGGCCATCGCCACACGGGCGGACAATCCGGCCCTGGCCGCCGCGATCGATTACGCGCTGCAGGAGATTTCGATGAAAGGTACCTTCGCCGAATTCTACCTGCGCTACTTCCCGGTCAGTTTTTTCTGATCCGGTCCCGGTCGGTGTTTCCGATCCGCCCGTAACGCCGTCAGGTAAGCGTGCGCAGCCGGGCCTTGGCCGCGCGGCCGATGGCGGCGACGGTCAGTGTGTCGAGATCGAGCTCACGGCGGATCAGCTGCAGCACCCGGACTTCTTCCAGGCGCATTTCGAGATCGATGGCGGCCACTTCGAAGGCGGCGGCATAAGCGGTATCGCGCAGGCGCTCCGGCAGAGCTTCGGCGACTTGTGCCAGGACACCCTCCAGGCCGTCCTTCTCATGCAGCAGCTTCTGGCAAGCCTGGGCGACGGGAACCAGCTGGTCCTGCTTGAAATCCTCGAAGACCGGCCATGAGCGGACAACATCGCCGATCCGGGCCAGTTCGACATCGGTCATGTCCCGATCGGAGGCCGAGGTGATGACCATCAGATAGATCAGGGCTTCATGCGGGGTCGGCGACGGCATTCTTTACTCCTTGAACGGGCCTCGAAGGTAGGTAGGCGCCATCTGCGCCGCAAGGAAAAAGCGCTGCGCGCGTTGACGCTCCGGCCACGCACGCCTAGAGACCGGTTGAAAATCGACACCGCGGTCATATCAGGCGAATTTGGCCGGCGAATAATTGGAAAACAGGACCATGGCGGGATCAAACATCATCGATCTCAACCCCGAGCTGCTGGCGGCTGCCGCCGAGAGCAAGGCGTGGCCGTTCGAGGAAGCCAAAAAGATCATCGAGCGCTACAAGGGCGCCGACTTTCCCGAAACGATCCTTTTCGAGACCGGCTATGGTCCGTCCGGCCTGCCGCATATCGGCACGTTCGGCGAAGTGGCGCGCACATCGATGGTACGCCACGCGTTCCGCGTGCTGACGCAGGACAAGGTCGCGACCAAGCTCTTGTGCTTTTCCGACGACATGGACGGCATGCGCAAGATCCCCGACAGCGTGCCGGATCGCGCCGCGCTTGAGCCGCATCTGCACAAGCCGCTCTCTTCGGTTCCCAATCCGTTCGGCGGTGACTATGCGAGCTTCGCCGACCACAACAACGCGATGCTCTGCCGCTTCCTGGACACGTTCGGCTTCGACTACGAATTCGCCAGTGCGACGCAGTACTACAAGTCGGGCCGTTTCGACGCGATGCTGCTTCGCGCCGCCGAGCGCTACGACAAGATCATGGCGGTGATGCTGCCGACGCTCGGACCCGAGCGGCAGGCGACGTACAGCCCGTTCCTGCCGATTTCTCCGAAGAGCGGCCGCGTGCTTTACGTGCCAATGAAGCATGTCGATGCCAAGGCCGGCACCATCACCTTCGATGACGAAGGCACCGAGACCACGCTTTCGATCACGGGCGGCAGGGTGAAGCTGCAGTGGAAGCCGGATTTCGGCATGCGCTGGGCAGCCCTTGGCGTCGATTTCGAGATGTTCGGCAAGGACCACCAGACCAATGCCGTGGTCTACGACCGCATCTGTGACATCCTGGGTGGGCGCGCGCCGGAGCATTTCGTCTACGAACTGTTCCTGGACGAGAACGGCCAGAAGATCTCGAAGTCGAAGGGCAACGGGCTGACCATCGACGAATGGCTGACCTACGCCCCGACCGAGAGCCTCGGGCTTTACATGTACCAACGGCCGCGGCAGGCCAAGAAGCTCTATTTCGACGTCATCCCGCGGGCGGTGGACGAATATTACACCTTCCTCGCCGCCTACCCACGGCAGGACTGGAAGGAGCGGCTGGGCAACCCGGTCTGGCATATGCATGACGGCAACCCGCCCGCCATCGACATGCCGGTGCCGTTCTCGCTGCTGCTCAACCTGGTCAGTGCTTCCAATGCGCAGAACAAGGATGTGCTGTGGGGCTTCATCTCGCGCCACGCCGCCGGCGTGACGCCGACCACCCATCCCGAACTCGACAGGCTGACGGGCTATGCGATCCGCTATTTCGACGACTTCGTAAAGCCGACGAAAACATTCCGCGCCGCCGACGATGTCGAGCGCGAGGCACTGCAGGCACTGGACGCGGCGCTTGGCACGCTGCCAGCGGACGCCAGCGGCGAAGCGATCCAGAACGCCTCGCTCAACGTGGCGCGCAAGATCGAACGCTATCAGGATCATTCCAAGCAGAGCCCGGAAGGCGGCCCAGGCGTTTCTGGCGCCTTTTTCCAGATGATCTACCAGGTGCTCATCGGGCAGGAGCGCGGCCCGCGCTTCGGCTCGTTCGCCGCGCTCTACGGCGTCGCCGAGACCCGTGCGCTCATTCAGCAGGCGCTGGCTGATCAGCTGGCTTGAGGGCGCCGTCGACCTCTTCCAGGATCGAGCCCGGCGCCTGGGGCGCCGGGGCGGGCGCGGCGGGCATCGCCGAGATGCCGGCAAGATCCGGCGCCGGCCCGAAAATGCCCTTCTTCGCGCTTTGCGCCTTTTCGCCGGCCTCGACATAGGGCCCGCCCTTGGCGGCACGCGCCCAGCCGTTTTCGACCAGCCACTGGCCGACGTCCTGCTTGCCGATCCGGCATTCCGCTGCGATCCGGTCGCGCCCACCTTCGGGCGGCACCGTGCAAACCACCGCGCGGCCGCGCAGAAAGGCCCTGAACGCGCTGCGCGCGCGAATGCCGCACGGCCAGGATTTGCCGTCTGTGGTGCAGGCCTCGTCCTGCGCGACGACATCGATGCCGGAAACCGCGACGGAATAGCCTTTCGCCTCGATCAGGCCGGCGGCCGGCGCGACCGGCTGGAACAGCTTCGTGCCGTTCCAGTCGTCGGGCATCTTCGGCTTTGGCGGCATGGCCAGCGCCAGCTTGCTCAGCGGTTCGCGCGGCTCGACCCGCTCGATTTCCCCGGCGGGCAGTTCCGGCGGCGCGACGACCTCCGGATCGATCGCCCGCGAATGCACCGCCGGCTTTGCCGGTGGCGCAGCGGCCGGCGCTGGAATGGCTGACGTAGCCGGCTCTTCCGGCCCGGCATCGGTGCCTGCCTGAGAGATCGTATCAACGCCAGGATCGATCTGGTCCACCGTGACGGTGCCTTCGCTTCCTTTCAGCGTGCGGCCGCCGGCGACGACCAGGGCCGCCATCACCGGAACCATCACAACCGCCAAGGCAAGATGAGGAAGCCGCACCAGTTCGGACCTACTGACTTGCCCAGACAATCCGCGCCACCCATTCGACATCGCGCATGGGAATGTCGCGGTCGGGATGATCGGGATTGAGGGACACCAGCGCGATCGACTTGATGGTCTGGCGCTCGAGCACCTTGGCCATCACCTCGCCTGACGTGGTCTTGACGACGACGCGATCGCCCTTGCGGGTGGCCGCGCCCGGCTCGACGATGAGGACGTCACCATTGCGGTAGAGCGGCAACATGGAGTCGCCTTGCACCTGCAGCGCATAGGAGCTTTCGGTCGACTGCGCCGGCAGTTCGACCAGATCCCAGCCCTGCCCTGCCGGAAAACCGGCATCGTCGAAAAAGCCGCCGGCGCCGGCCTG
It encodes:
- a CDS encoding magnesium and cobalt transport protein CorA encodes the protein MEYVREFKPAAPTSGIIASSVYTAGRRIADIPIEEAGDWAKKSGHVVWIGLLEPDRDLLLRVQAQFHLHELAIEDAEHPHQRPKLEQYGDALFIVARTAQLIEGRVTFGETHLFVGSGYIVSVRHGPSTSYAAVRQHWESCPHSLAKGEDFVLYAILDFIVDNYMPVLEQIEDEVEAIEDKVLLKPMTGPDIERLYMLRRDLLRLRNAALPLVEVCRRLTSADLPQIHSAMHPLFRDVTDHIRTVQEKIDSLREVLAFAFEASLLVGQSQETAISKKLASWAAILAVPTAFAGIYGMNFTDMPELKMEYGYPMVLATIAAICAFLYWRFRKNGWL
- the phoU gene encoding phosphate signaling complex protein PhoU; translation: MQSVHIMSAYDEELKYLSKRIAAMGGHAERMVEQAVAALVNADPGLAQKVIRDDAVLDEGQREIDDKAIIIIAKRQPMATDLREIVGAIRISADLERVGDLGKNVAKRVVAVTDGRQPTSLFRGLEALANLALTQLKEVLDVYASRSVDKIGFVRDRDDQIDAMYTSLFRELLTYMMEDPRNITPCTHLLFCAKNIERIGDHATNIAETIYYIVTGDQMPAERPKGDKTDKISLSATLTAE
- a CDS encoding ATP-binding protein, translated to MTELDAGQKGMLQILAARLWNSRWLLAAGVAAVLIAFAFAGISAYVLVPALLLLVAAAMLPAAGLRQSADGTAAIEAIGLQRLSGEYLAAAVADPLIIFDHAATIVHANAAAFAAFGGIAPGISLPLKFRAPEMQTLLDSVLSGTLASDVVDYTEKLPVERAYRVSASSVGHGTDLYVLVFKDQSEARRIDRMRADFIANASHELRTPLASIAGFIETLRGPARNDPAAREQFLQIMQNQTGRMARLIDDLLSLSRLEMKPYLKPGMEVDLRQTVDSVIDSLAPLARENSVAIERDFAKGPLNVPGDRDELFQVFENLLENACKYGQSGGRVLVSIARGDLDSEPGIDVTIRDFGPGIPEEHIPRITERFYRIDVETSRTQKGTGLGLSIVKHILTRHNARLTIKSEVGKGAAFSVHLPTH
- the ppk2 gene encoding polyphosphate kinase 2 yields the protein MKNARESSAAPASGPLKIRIDGKEREFDIENPELPDWVEDKKLTAGGYPYDKKMKSDEYDETLEKLQIELVKAQAWLQATGKRVMALFEGRDAAGKGGTIFVVHQYLNPRTARNVALTKPTPTELGQWYYQRYVDHFPTSGEFVTFDRSWYNRAGVEPVMGFCTPEQHEKFLDETPHFERMIVNDDIHFFKFWLNIGRETQLERFHDRRYSPLKSWKFSPIDVAGITKWDDYTKVRDTMFERTHKAFAPWIIVRANDKRRARLAVMRRILLSLPYEGRDLDIIGKEDKKIIGEGPSFLGKEG
- a CDS encoding enoyl-CoA hydratase-related protein gives rise to the protein MAMHPQPELRNHTLIVTVSSNDGRPVLDRRAYESLARTFHEAADNDEVRVVVLRGLAGCFCLGGDFSEFLDATKHQKLIAAVTDMFRTLATFPKPILACVDGDAVGVGCTILFHCDMVIASNESTFRVPFVDFGLVPDAATSILAPQKLGYAGAFRFFCLGDTLHAEDARALGLVAEIVHDGVEEATLGRARQLAKKPVAALLQTRGLLKGNTAALCDRIDQEISLFQQALQDDTTLRRLQRIARLAA
- a CDS encoding acyl-homoserine-lactone synthase, whose amino-acid sequence is MLFCLTTQELMERPDLWEAVHRLRYQIFVEEMGWEDLRRPDGFEVDQFDHDEAVHQIVIRGNEIAGYQRMLPTTRPHLLTEVLTDLSEGTPPSGPNIWELTRYAVAPGFRDGRRGVSTVGTELIAGFVEWGLKRGVDKVIIEFEPMWVLRALQLHFLATPLGYQRTYGNQQVVATLLSFTEHTLDVVRSRRNHHAPVLARGYPDMFGQRRAS
- a CDS encoding helix-turn-helix transcriptional regulator, with the protein product MGQFDRTLEYIDQLQHAGTAAAVCEKLLGITSDFGLTALMAGTVPQPGTPTGQQKQHVLLCDWPVEWLERYVSRNYVDHDPVVSHMKQLQAPFQWREAAEGIRIDKSSGEVMGDAGAFKLRDGLAFPLITLDGQIVMVSLGGEAVQLSADEFGLVSLVSTYAVGRAMQLHTVAAKTIDHIELTPRERECLQWAAVGKSEWEISQILGISEHTSEKHLLNAKSKLGAVNRVQAVAEAIRRGYIS
- a CDS encoding transporter substrate-binding domain-containing protein; this encodes MAFQWRFLILASLLIAALPLASGARATEPQVPVLWDAKERLPKPDLSALPRLRFLTTTDFPPFNFLDGAGKLSGFHIDLARAICAELGIIDKCQIQALPWAELEGALEKGEGEAIIAGIAATPQARQTYAFSRSYLQFPARFIMPKGKALTEPVFDKLHGKRVGVLAGSAHERMLRDYFNTVQIVSFDGPEALYGDLKAGKIDAAFGDGMRFAFWLGGSDAAGCCRFAGGPYLAPEYLGTGMAIATRADNPALAAAIDYALQEISMKGTFAEFYLRYFPVSFF
- a CDS encoding tellurite resistance TerB family protein, with protein sequence MPSPTPHEALIYLMVITSASDRDMTDVELARIGDVVRSWPVFEDFKQDQLVPVAQACQKLLHEKDGLEGVLAQVAEALPERLRDTAYAAAFEVAAIDLEMRLEEVRVLQLIRRELDLDTLTVAAIGRAAKARLRTLT
- a CDS encoding lysine--tRNA ligase codes for the protein MAGSNIIDLNPELLAAAAESKAWPFEEAKKIIERYKGADFPETILFETGYGPSGLPHIGTFGEVARTSMVRHAFRVLTQDKVATKLLCFSDDMDGMRKIPDSVPDRAALEPHLHKPLSSVPNPFGGDYASFADHNNAMLCRFLDTFGFDYEFASATQYYKSGRFDAMLLRAAERYDKIMAVMLPTLGPERQATYSPFLPISPKSGRVLYVPMKHVDAKAGTITFDDEGTETTLSITGGRVKLQWKPDFGMRWAALGVDFEMFGKDHQTNAVVYDRICDILGGRAPEHFVYELFLDENGQKISKSKGNGLTIDEWLTYAPTESLGLYMYQRPRQAKKLYFDVIPRAVDEYYTFLAAYPRQDWKERLGNPVWHMHDGNPPAIDMPVPFSLLLNLVSASNAQNKDVLWGFISRHAAGVTPTTHPELDRLTGYAIRYFDDFVKPTKTFRAADDVEREALQALDAALGTLPADASGEAIQNASLNVARKIERYQDHSKQSPEGGPGVSGAFFQMIYQVLIGQERGPRFGSFAALYGVAETRALIQQALADQLA
- a CDS encoding thermonuclease family protein; translated protein: MRLPHLALAVVMVPVMAALVVAGGRTLKGSEGTVTVDQIDPGVDTISQAGTDAGPEEPATSAIPAPAAAPPAKPAVHSRAIDPEVVAPPELPAGEIERVEPREPLSKLALAMPPKPKMPDDWNGTKLFQPVAPAAGLIEAKGYSVAVSGIDVVAQDEACTTDGKSWPCGIRARSAFRAFLRGRAVVCTVPPEGGRDRIAAECRIGKQDVGQWLVENGWARAAKGGPYVEAGEKAQSAKKGIFGPAPDLAGISAMPAAPAPAPQAPGSILEEVDGALKPADQPAPAE
- a CDS encoding S24 family peptidase — encoded protein: MLSHDRVWAAIDALAERYSLSASGLARRAGLDSTAFNKSKRLSSDGRPRWPSTESLAKIIEATGASLDEFTGLIEGRMSAAPAYRRSVPLLGFAQAGAGGFFDDAGFPAGQGWDLVELPAQSTESSYALQVQGDSMLPLYRNGDVLIVEPGAATRKGDRVVVKTTSGEVMAKVLERQTIKSIALVSLNPDHPDRDIPMRDVEWVARIVWASQ